The following are from one region of the Thermoproteales archaeon genome:
- a CDS encoding RNA-protein complex protein Nop10, translating into MVRKGILRMCKKCGKYTLKQDKCPYCGGPVRVPHPPKFSPEDKWGEYRRKIKLASLIQKKTQDK; encoded by the coding sequence ATGGTCAGAAAAGGTATTCTCAGAATGTGTAAAAAATGCGGAAAATATACGTTAAAACAGGATAAATGTCCTTATTGCGGGGGTCCAGTAAGAGTACCTCATCCGCCTAAATTTTCTCCTGAGGATAAATGGGGGGAATATAGAAGAAAAATAAAACTAGCTTCTCTCATCCAGAAAAAGACTCAGGATAAATAA
- a CDS encoding 50S ribosomal protein L44e, which yields MKVPKEIRTYCPRCKKYTAHTVTLYKAGKRRSLSEGERRYRAKQKGYGSKRKPEQKRTAKVTKKQVLKLKCRECGYILHKKGIRLKKIEIVEKL from the coding sequence ATGAAAGTGCCTAAAGAGATAAGAACATACTGTCCAAGATGTAAGAAATATACAGCGCATACTGTCACATTATATAAAGCTGGAAAAAGGCGAAGTTTATCAGAGGGTGAGCGAAGATATCGTGCTAAGCAAAAGGGATATGGTTCGAAGAGGAAACCAGAGCAAAAAAGAACGGCTAAAGTAACTAAAAAACAAGTTTTGAAGTTAAAATGTAGAGAATGTGGTTATATACTTCACAAGAAAGGAATAAGATTAAAGAAAATAGAAATAGTAGAAAAGCTGTAA
- a CDS encoding 30S ribosomal protein S27e — protein sequence MKKRKILIPQPKSRFILVKCPDCENEQIIFDHATIKVECNVCGKVLAQPSGGKAIIYAKILKVLG from the coding sequence ATGAAAAAAAGAAAAATTCTAATTCCACAGCCAAAAAGCCGCTTTATTCTAGTCAAATGTCCAGATTGCGAAAATGAGCAAATAATTTTTGATCATGCTACGATCAAAGTAGAATGTAATGTTTGCGGCAAAGTGTTGGCGCAACCAAGCGGAGGAAAGGCCATAATTTATGCGAAGATACTTAAAGTTCTAGGCTGA
- a CDS encoding translation initiation factor IF-2 subunit alpha — MMRKRKKYPRRNELVIGTVKKIFEHGAFITLDEYGGLEAYCPLNEVSHSWFHNIREVLKEGQKRVFKVIRVNPYKMHIDVSLKRVSESEKRDKILEWKRAQRAEKLLELAAKRLNRTLDEAYAEAGWKMEDYFGEIYAGFEEAVLHGKKVLSEAGVKDPWLSVIYELAKAHIEIRRVKISGEFIVKCYERDGVERIKSVLTSWQDLLSNYKDVEVRVYTEGAPRYRINLTALDYRTAEQLLKEILNRVHKKSVEQRCIVSFKRIKD, encoded by the coding sequence ATCATGAGAAAACGCAAGAAATATCCAAGAAGAAATGAGTTAGTCATCGGAACTGTAAAAAAAATATTTGAGCACGGAGCCTTTATAACATTAGACGAGTACGGCGGTTTAGAGGCTTACTGTCCATTAAACGAAGTATCTCATTCATGGTTCCATAATATAAGAGAAGTACTAAAAGAAGGACAGAAAAGAGTGTTTAAAGTTATCAGAGTAAATCCATACAAAATGCACATAGATGTTTCACTTAAAAGAGTTAGCGAGAGCGAAAAAAGGGATAAGATATTAGAATGGAAGAGAGCCCAGCGAGCTGAAAAACTTCTTGAATTGGCTGCAAAGCGCCTTAACAGAACATTAGACGAAGCTTACGCAGAAGCAGGATGGAAAATGGAGGACTATTTCGGCGAAATTTACGCGGGATTTGAGGAAGCGGTCCTCCATGGGAAGAAGGTTCTATCGGAAGCTGGCGTAAAAGATCCCTGGCTTTCCGTAATATATGAGCTGGCTAAAGCCCATATTGAAATTAGAAGAGTAAAAATTAGCGGAGAATTCATAGTAAAATGCTACGAGAGAGATGGCGTAGAAAGGATAAAAAGCGTTCTCACATCTTGGCAAGACTTACTAAGCAACTACAAAGACGTGGAAGTTCGCGTATACACTGAAGGGGCTCCACGCTATAGAATAAATCTAACGGCATTAGACTATAGAACCGCTGAACAATTATTGAAAGAAATTCTAAATCGTGTTCATAAAAAATCAGTAGAACAGAGATGCATAGTAAGCTTTAAACGTATAAAGGATTAA